The region GCGACTCGACCGACCTGTCTCGAGCGTCGTTCTCCGATCACGGGGCGGTCTTGTCGGTCGCTGAATTTCCGTTACAATACAGACGTTTCACGGAGCGACCCCGGACACTGTCGTCTTGGCAGAATTGCGTGAGGGCTCGTTCCTCTCGTCCGGTGGCGGAGTGAGGTCGCGATCGAACGCTTGGGAACGCCATCGCGCAGTGCACGTGACCGTTCTATGGGAGTCGACCTCGTTATCGTCACACATGGAGGGAACTCGACGATTCAGCGATCGGACTGACGCGGGGGAACGGCTCGCAACGGCTCTCCGCGAACGAGCGGTCGACGCGGACGTCGTGCTCGCCGTCCCGCGGGGCGGTCTCCCGCTCGGGCGAGCGATCGCCGACGCGCTCGACGTACCGCTCGACGTGGTCGTCGCGAAGAAGATCGGCGCACCGGGCAACCCGGAGTACGCCGTCGGCGCCGTCGCGAGCGACGGGAGCGTCTGGCGGAACGAGGGGGCGCTGGACCGAACCGACAGCGACGAGGAGTACTTTCAGCGAAAGCGCGAGGAAGAGGCCGAGAACGCGCGCCGGAAAGCCGACCGATATCGAGGCGGCCGGCCGTCGCCCGATCTGACCGGCAAAACGGTCGTCGTCGTGGACGACGGCATCGCGACGGGATCGACCGTCAGAGCGTGTCTCAAACGGCTTCGGGGAACGGCGGCCGCAGAAATCGTCCTGGCAGTGCCGGTCGGACCGCCCGATACCATCGCCGAGGTAGAAGCGGCAGCCGACGAGGTCGTCTGCCTCGCGACGCCGCGCAGCTTCTTCGGTGTCGGACAGTTCTACGACGATTTCGGGCAGGTGTCCGACGAGGAGGCCATGACCTACGTGGAGCAGTGACGTGACCGGTGGCGGATCGCGTCGATCGGTGACGAACGTCGACTCGGGCACCGGGGGACAACCGCCGTCCGTTACTCCGAGTCGTCCGTCGTCTGGAGGGCGGGCGGGAGCCCCTGATGTTTGATCCCCGTCTGCTCGTCGATGTTGAACTCGTAGACGTTGACCTCGCCGGAGAGGGTCGCCGTTTCGAACAGTTCGGGCCGCCACGTCTCGCTCAGGACTTCCTCGAGCGAGTCCCACTCCGTTTCGGGGACCGCGGTGATCGACCCCGTCAGGAGGGCGCTCTCCCAGTTGTACATCGTATCGGTCTTGAAGACGAGGAAGCTCGCGGCGTCCGCCGCCTCGCTCAACGTTCGCTTCCGGCTGCTGGAGCCGAGGAGGAACGTGAAGTAGAGCCGCGTCTCGCCGTCGTAGCCGAACGTCAGCGGAATGAGATAGGGGGCGTCCGCCTCGGGGAGACCTAGAACGCCCGTTTTCTGCGTCGACAGGAAGCTTCGGATTTCGGTGTCGCTCATCTTCTCCAGTCCGTACTCTTGCAATTCATCGACTGACATGTTACAACGCTCTCCGAGGAGCACAAAAAAGCCACCATGCCGTGTGCACACCGCGAGAGGGAACCAAACGATGCCGACAACAGACCGCAGCCCTCGCTCGTTACCGGTCTCGTCTGGCTGTCGGAGAGCGCGATGACGTCGTCCGATCCGATTTCGCTGCTCCGACGCGCAGTGGCCGCCTCGCGGTGTCGGAATGAGGGCAAGAATCACTTACTTGGACGTGGTCTGTTACCTATGGACGAACCACGCGACTTCGACGACATCCTCGTCCCGACCGACGGCAGCAAAGCCGCCCGCAACGGGGCCGAACAGGCGATCAAGTTCGCGCGGCGAAACGACGCGACCCTGCACGTCCTGTACGCGATGGACATGGGTGACGCCGACTACGTCGCGGTCCCGAGCGACATCGCACAAACGCGGGGCCGCCTCGAGAAGAAAGGGCAAAAGTTCGTCTCGGAGATCGACGACCTCGCCACGGACGCCGGTGTCGACTGCGTCACGACGGTCAGGGCGAACACGCCCGTCGAGGCCATCCTCGAGTACGTCGACGATCACGACATCGATCTCGTCGTGATGGGCAAACGCGGGCGTTCGGACCCCGACAAGCCGCTGATCGGCTCGATCACGAACCGGGTGGTCGGCTCGCTCGATATCCCCGTGTTCACCGCCTGAGCGATCCCTCAGAACGAGGCCGATCCGGAGCGACCACCCAGTCGAGAAACTCCAGTACGACAGGAATCGACGGTAGAGTTCGTACTCGATCGCCCAGTGGTGGAGGTGTGCGAACACGGGGAACGGCGATTCCACCATCTCCGTCGGACTACTCGTCTACTGGAGGCCCAACCAATGACGAACGTCGTACTGGTCACCGGAGCGACCGGAACTGTCGGGCGGCACGTAGTCGCCGCGCTTACAGCTCGCGACGCCGATGTCAGGACCGCGCTTCGTGACCCCGAACCTGTCTCGAGCGAGATTGCGGATGTCGGGGACACGGTCGCGTTCGATTTCACGAAGCCGGAAACCTGGGGTCGTGCGCTGACGGATGTCGATGGCATCTTTCTCGTCCGTCCCCCCGTCGTGGACAAATCGGAGGTTGGCTCGTTCGTCGACGCTGCGGATCGTGTCGGTGTCTCCCACATCGCCTACCTCTCGACGCTCGGCGCAGCGAAGAACGTTCTCGTTCCCCACCACTGGATCGAGAAGCGAATCATGGCGACGGATCTCGAGTACACGCTATTACGCGCGTCGTTTTTCATGCAGAATCTCCTCGAAGTTCACCGTCCGGACCTCGTCGAACACGACGAACTCTTCGTGCCGGCCGGGAGCGGAAAAACCAGTTTCGTGGACGCACGGGACGTCGGTGAAGCTGCAGCAGTCGTGCTGACCGAGTCCGGCCACGTGGATCGGGCCTACGATCTCACGGGACCCGAAGCGCTGGACTATGGGGAAGTCGCCGCAATCTTCAGCGATGTCCTCGGTCGGTCCATCACGTATCCGGAGCCGTCCCTGGTGGCGTTCGCAAACCGAATGCGCCGACGCGGAGAAGCAGTCGGGTTCATCGCACTCATGTGTGGCATCTATACCACTGCACGGCTCGGATTAGCTGCACGTGTTACCGACGACAGTCAGCGACTCCTCGGCCGACGCCCACGGAAGATGCGAACGTTCGTCGAAGACTACGCAGACGAATTCCGAGGTACCTCACGGCGAACAGGACGCTGATGGGGAGCGATGCCAACAGCGGGGACGTCGAATTCGCGGACCGCCGGTCCCGAGGTGTCCGGGCTGGTGTCTTCGGTTAGTCCTCCACGGCCGATTTAGAAGTTTCACGTGTTGAACTCTGAGGTGATTCGGGGTGGTCGGTTCCGTCGTCGGCTTCCGGTATCTGCCGTGGTAAGAACGTCGATGCGATAAGCAAGAGCAGCACGAACAGTACGAGGAGGAGCAGCGTCGCCCGTTGGGCGTCGAACATCGCAGCCTCGAAGATCCCCTCGAGCAACTGTCGATGCGTCGGAGTGAGTCGGTTCAGGAACTGTTGCTGCGTGGCTTCGGTCGCCGTCTCTGCTGCATCTTCGAGCGCGATCACCAGATCGTTTCGTTGCTCCGTTGAAACGGTCACGTGTTCCGCTCGGAGCACTCTATCGACGACACCACCGTAGAACTGTCCGAGAAAATACGAGCCGACGACTGCAGTCCCCATGGCGAATCCGATCGAACTGCTTACGTTCAGAACACCGGATGCCTCAGGGGAGTTCGCGGTAGGGACGGCCGACATCGTCATATTGCTGATCTGTGCCACTATGAGTCCGACACCGGCTCCGTACAGCGCCACCGGAATAAGCATCCCGCTGATCGTCTGACCGGGACCCGTCTGCTCGTACAATACCAACAGTCCAGCGCCCATACACACGATGCCGACCTGAACGAGCGTCTTCGGTGAGATGTACTTCCGCCAGCTGGTCGTAACCGTCGCAAAAAGGATCGACGCGATGGAATACGGTAACAACGCGAGCCCGGTTTCGAAGGCGGTGTATCCGAGTACCGCCTGGAGATAGACCGGGAAGATAAACATGAAGCCGGCCGAGATTATCGAGCGAATATTGTACGTTATAACACCGGCTACAAAAGGGCGGTTCGTCAGCACGTGCAGCGGAACGAGCGGTGACTTCCCAGCGCGTTCCATTCGGCGCTCGTACTGAACGAACGCGGCGAACGCGAGCAGTCCGATCCCGAGAAACCAGATCGCTGGCGACGTCCCGAACGGATTGAACTGCAGCTCGTCGACGACGAACGGCCGCCGTTCGACTACCCACCCGTACTTCCCGCTGAGAAGGAATCCAGCGACGAGCGACGTCGCACCGACGATGGACAGGACCGTCCCACCCTTATCTAGGGAACTGCGCGTTTCCGACAGCGGGTTCGGAGTCACGTACTGTACGAAGAAGAGGATAATCCCCGCACCGAGGATTTGGAGCGAAAATCCCCAGCGCCAACTTGCGTACGTGGTTAGTGCGCCACCGATGATCGGTCCAAGAGTCGATCCGACCCCGTGTACGCCAGCCAGCAGGCCGAACGCCGTCGCCCGGTCGTCGTCTTCGTAACTGACCGTCAATACAGTGAACGTCAGGGGAAATAACACAGCGGCCGCGGAACCCTGGACAAGTGACCAGCCGAGATAGAGGATCGTCGTGTTCCAACTAATCGCCGCCACCAGCGTCCCGCCGGCGTAGACGGTCAGTGCGACTGCCACTATACGACGAGGACTACGCCGAGACGGCAGCGTGCCGGCTGGCAGAATCAGCGCAGCGATCACCAGCGAGTAGAATGAAACCGCCCCTTGAATCACGGTGACCGTGGTCTCAAACTCGTCCACCATCGTGGGGATCGCGACGTTCATCAGAGATGCATTGACGACCACGATGAACGTCGTCAGACTCACGGCGATTGCCGGGGCCCAGTATTGTACCCCCATCTGTAACTCCGCAGATAGGGACGTATTCCCGTCTGAAGGAGGCCCATCTGGGGTCATAGCGTAGTCTCATGCTTTTGACCGTCAAATAACCGGGACGTGGCCCGCTCCTTCGACTCAGCAGCGACGTCAGTCTCGCGCGAATGGAACACGACCGAACGTCCGTGCTGAACGCGTGCTCTGGATTCAGCACACCGCTATTGACCGTTGACGAGAATAGCGGCAGTCACTGCCGCAACTGTTCCTGCTGTACGTACTACGGACCGGTTGTCCTCGAGGACCGGGTTCGCGGACACAGCGTTATACGAGTTCGAATGCGGAATGTCGCACCGTCTTTGCAGCGCATTCCACACAGCAGCGAAACCATCGCGGTCGGCAGTCGATTCACTGCGGTCCGACTGACGATCCCTGCGGTCAGGACACGTCCTGCGAACGTCTGTACCGCCGGCATCGGCGAGGGCCCCAGTACGAG is a window of Natrinema salaciae DNA encoding:
- a CDS encoding phosphoribosyltransferase — its product is MEGTRRFSDRTDAGERLATALRERAVDADVVLAVPRGGLPLGRAIADALDVPLDVVVAKKIGAPGNPEYAVGAVASDGSVWRNEGALDRTDSDEEYFQRKREEEAENARRKADRYRGGRPSPDLTGKTVVVVDDGIATGSTVRACLKRLRGTAAAEIVLAVPVGPPDTIAEVEAAADEVVCLATPRSFFGVGQFYDDFGQVSDEEAMTYVEQ
- a CDS encoding pyridoxamine 5'-phosphate oxidase family protein, with the protein product MSVDELQEYGLEKMSDTEIRSFLSTQKTGVLGLPEADAPYLIPLTFGYDGETRLYFTFLLGSSSRKRTLSEAADAASFLVFKTDTMYNWESALLTGSITAVPETEWDSLEEVLSETWRPELFETATLSGEVNVYEFNIDEQTGIKHQGLPPALQTTDDSE
- a CDS encoding universal stress protein, producing MDEPRDFDDILVPTDGSKAARNGAEQAIKFARRNDATLHVLYAMDMGDADYVAVPSDIAQTRGRLEKKGQKFVSEIDDLATDAGVDCVTTVRANTPVEAILEYVDDHDIDLVVMGKRGRSDPDKPLIGSITNRVVGSLDIPVFTA
- a CDS encoding SDR family oxidoreductase, with amino-acid sequence MTNVVLVTGATGTVGRHVVAALTARDADVRTALRDPEPVSSEIADVGDTVAFDFTKPETWGRALTDVDGIFLVRPPVVDKSEVGSFVDAADRVGVSHIAYLSTLGAAKNVLVPHHWIEKRIMATDLEYTLLRASFFMQNLLEVHRPDLVEHDELFVPAGSGKTSFVDARDVGEAAAVVLTESGHVDRAYDLTGPEALDYGEVAAIFSDVLGRSITYPEPSLVAFANRMRRRGEAVGFIALMCGIYTTARLGLAARVTDDSQRLLGRRPRKMRTFVEDYADEFRGTSRRTGR
- a CDS encoding MFS transporter, giving the protein MGVQYWAPAIAVSLTTFIVVVNASLMNVAIPTMVDEFETTVTVIQGAVSFYSLVIAALILPAGTLPSRRSPRRIVAVALTVYAGGTLVAAISWNTTILYLGWSLVQGSAAAVLFPLTFTVLTVSYEDDDRATAFGLLAGVHGVGSTLGPIIGGALTTYASWRWGFSLQILGAGIILFFVQYVTPNPLSETRSSLDKGGTVLSIVGATSLVAGFLLSGKYGWVVERRPFVVDELQFNPFGTSPAIWFLGIGLLAFAAFVQYERRMERAGKSPLVPLHVLTNRPFVAGVITYNIRSIISAGFMFIFPVYLQAVLGYTAFETGLALLPYSIASILFATVTTSWRKYISPKTLVQVGIVCMGAGLLVLYEQTGPGQTISGMLIPVALYGAGVGLIVAQISNMTMSAVPTANSPEASGVLNVSSSIGFAMGTAVVGSYFLGQFYGGVVDRVLRAEHVTVSTEQRNDLVIALEDAAETATEATQQQFLNRLTPTHRQLLEGIFEAAMFDAQRATLLLLVLFVLLLLIASTFLPRQIPEADDGTDHPESPQSSTRETSKSAVED